A region of Lycium barbarum isolate Lr01 chromosome 3, ASM1917538v2, whole genome shotgun sequence DNA encodes the following proteins:
- the LOC132632106 gene encoding protein PLASTID TRANSCRIPTIONALLY ACTIVE 7 isoform X3, whose protein sequence is MAASTLTFSGFSTLQTFPRIENTKRLNFSIRSQTRKDDTLDAKMERIPFLEEQVRKIRDGGKLLTMDIHRLLLNEDNRFDFVNEIAAEAKQYVENNRDEYGAKKAILHVLSNRMNDAGVYRAEAYMESDPFKPGPGYLKDELL, encoded by the exons ATGGCAGCATCAACCCTAACTTTCAGTGGCTTTTCAACTCTACAAACTTTCCCT AGAATTGAAAATACAAAACGCCTCAACTTCTCCATTCGGTCACAG ACGAGAAAGGATGATACGTTAGACGCCAAAATGGAAAGGATTCCTTTCCTTGAGGAGCAGGTGAGGAAGATAAGGGATGGGGGTAAACTATTGACAATGGACATTCATAGACTATTACTCAACGAGGACAACCGGTTTGACTTTGTCAATGAGATTGCAGCAGAGGCCAAACAGTATGTTGAGAACAACCGAGATGAATATGGTGCGAAGAAGGCTATCCTTCATGTGCTTAGTAATCGTATGAATGATGCTGGAGTTTATCGTGCAGAGGCATACATGGAATCTGACCCCTTCAAGCCAGGCCCTGGATATTTGAAAGACGAACTACTGTAG
- the LOC132632106 gene encoding protein PLASTID TRANSCRIPTIONALLY ACTIVE 7 isoform X2, which yields MAASTLTFSGFSTLQTFPRIENTKRLNFSIRSQSASNSKNEGRGHRKIWRRRKLTRKDDTLDAKMERIPFLEEQVRKIRDGGKLLTMDIHRLLLNEDNRFDFVNEIAAEAKQYVENNRDEYGAKKAILHVLSNRMNDAGVYRAEAYMESDPFKPGPGYLKDELL from the exons ATGGCAGCATCAACCCTAACTTTCAGTGGCTTTTCAACTCTACAAACTTTCCCT AGAATTGAAAATACAAAACGCCTCAACTTCTCCATTCGGTCACAG AGCGCGTCGAATTCTAAAAACGAAGGCCGTGGACATAGGAAAATATGGAGGCGAAGAAAATTG ACGAGAAAGGATGATACGTTAGACGCCAAAATGGAAAGGATTCCTTTCCTTGAGGAGCAGGTGAGGAAGATAAGGGATGGGGGTAAACTATTGACAATGGACATTCATAGACTATTACTCAACGAGGACAACCGGTTTGACTTTGTCAATGAGATTGCAGCAGAGGCCAAACAGTATGTTGAGAACAACCGAGATGAATATGGTGCGAAGAAGGCTATCCTTCATGTGCTTAGTAATCGTATGAATGATGCTGGAGTTTATCGTGCAGAGGCATACATGGAATCTGACCCCTTCAAGCCAGGCCCTGGATATTTGAAAGACGAACTACTGTAG
- the LOC132632105 gene encoding protein phosphatase 2C 57 produces MALSSPHLQKILINRVYCNYGYKINAKKNKIQKAVGGGGNGEGRGICCSAMAIDAPAPLTSVSGIRWGSTLIQGPREEMEDDAVIIQSDDLDGFTYAAVFDGHAGFSSVKFLREELYKECITALQGGLLLKRQDINTIRNALQEAFENADRKLLNWLESSGKEDESGSTATVLFVGNDTLIISHVGDSSVVFSRSGKAETLTNSHRPYGSNKVSLQEIRRINEAGGWIVNGRICGDISVSRAFGDMRFKTKKNEMLEKGVEEGRWPEKFASRIQFKGDLVTASPDVLQVTFGSDAEFVLLASDGLWDYMKSDEIVDIVRNQLREHGDVQIACEALARTALDRRTQDNVSIVIADLGRTDWRNLPVKKQNFVFELGQALVTISFVSIGIWLSTMISP; encoded by the exons ATGGCCTTATCTAGTCCCCACTTGCAAAAAATTCTTATAAACAGAGTTTACTGCAACTATGGCTACAAAATTAATGCCAAAAAGAATAAAATACAGAAGGCTGTTGGAGGAGGTGGAAATGGAGAGGGCAGAGGAATATGTTGCTCTGCAATGGCAATCGACGCGCCAGCTCCTTTAACCAGTGTTTCTGGCATCAGATGGGGTTCAACACTGATCCAAGGCCCACGAGAAGAGATGGAAGATGATGCTGTGATCATTCAATCGGATGATCTTGATGGCTTTACTTATGCTGCTGTTTTTGATGGCCATGCTGGCTTCTCCTCCGTCAAGTTCCTTAG GGAGGAGCTGTATAAAGAATGTATTACTGCATTACAAGGTGGGTTGCTTTTGAAGAGACAGGACATAAACACGATTCGGAATGCGCTACAAGAAGCTTTTGAAAATGCGGATAGAAAACTCTTGAACTG GCTTGAGAGTAGCGGGAAAGAAGATGAATCCGGTTCAACAGCTACCGTTTTATTTGTTGGGAATGATACACTGATCATCTCACATGTTGGAGATTCATCCGTG GTGTTTTCACGATCTGGAAAAGCGGAGACATTAACCAATTCACACAGGCCCTATGGAAGCAACAAGGTTTCTCTACAAGAAATCAGAAGAATCAATGAAGCAGGTGGATGG ATTGTCAATGGAAGAATTTGTGGAGATATTTCAGTATCCCGTGCTTTTGGTGATATGAGATTTAAGACAAAGAAGAATGA GATGCTGGAGAAAGGGGTTGAAGAAGGCAGGTGGCCTGAAAAGTTTGCTTCTCG GATTCAGTTCAAGGGAGACTTGGTTACAGCATCTCCAGATGTTTTACAGGTGACTTTTGGATCAGATGCCGAATTCGTACTATTAGCATCTGATGGATTATGGGATTACATGAAAAG TGATGAAATAGTAGATATTGTTAGGAACCAGCTTCGAGAGCATGGCGATGTTCAG ATAGCTTGTGAAGCTCTTGCACGCACGGCGTTG GACCGACGGACACAAGATAATGTCAGCATTGTTATTGCTGATTTGGG GAGGACGGACTGGCGAAATTTACCTGTGAAGAAGCAGAATTTTGTGTTTGAACTGGGACAAGCTTTAGTCACAATCAGTTTTGTATCCATTGGAATATGGCTATCAACCATGATTTCTCCTTAG
- the LOC132634073 gene encoding uncharacterized protein LOC132634073: MRPTSKAFLLLVLFFIFVSSGSVEGLGNGANRIYKLQKKNGLREIPRKLMMLDPVLDYDYAGPNPRHDPGRKRGHP; the protein is encoded by the exons ATGAGACCTACTTCCAAAGCTTTTCTTCTACTTGTTCTATTTTTCATCTTTGTGTCATCag GTAGTGTTGAAGGCTTGGGCAATGGCGCAAACCGCATTTACAAACTTCAAAAG AAGAATGGTCTGAGAGAAATACCAAGAAAGCTAATGATGCTGGATCCAGTGTTAGATTATGACTATGCAGGACCTAATCCCAGGCATGATCCCGGTAGAAAGAGAGGTCACCCTTGA
- the LOC132632106 gene encoding protein PLASTID TRANSCRIPTIONALLY ACTIVE 7 isoform X1, producing MAASTLTFSGFSTLQTFPRIENTKRLNFSIRSQVFVIYIYIFKFDVQSASNSKNEGRGHRKIWRRRKLTRKDDTLDAKMERIPFLEEQVRKIRDGGKLLTMDIHRLLLNEDNRFDFVNEIAAEAKQYVENNRDEYGAKKAILHVLSNRMNDAGVYRAEAYMESDPFKPGPGYLKDELL from the exons ATGGCAGCATCAACCCTAACTTTCAGTGGCTTTTCAACTCTACAAACTTTCCCT AGAATTGAAAATACAAAACGCCTCAACTTCTCCATTCGGTCACAG gtgtttgtaatatatatatatatctttaaaTTTGATGTACAGAGCGCGTCGAATTCTAAAAACGAAGGCCGTGGACATAGGAAAATATGGAGGCGAAGAAAATTG ACGAGAAAGGATGATACGTTAGACGCCAAAATGGAAAGGATTCCTTTCCTTGAGGAGCAGGTGAGGAAGATAAGGGATGGGGGTAAACTATTGACAATGGACATTCATAGACTATTACTCAACGAGGACAACCGGTTTGACTTTGTCAATGAGATTGCAGCAGAGGCCAAACAGTATGTTGAGAACAACCGAGATGAATATGGTGCGAAGAAGGCTATCCTTCATGTGCTTAGTAATCGTATGAATGATGCTGGAGTTTATCGTGCAGAGGCATACATGGAATCTGACCCCTTCAAGCCAGGCCCTGGATATTTGAAAGACGAACTACTGTAG